One Leptospira fletcheri genomic window carries:
- a CDS encoding sugar 3,4-ketoisomerase codes for MLDPIIVKNSEYIFLKTQQGGKKGALTVLEGEKDVPFSIKRVYYITKIEALTQVRGLHAHKKLDQVIFCMNGSFLLHLDDGIRKQDILMNSEAVGVRLGPELWHSMKDFSPDCIIMVVASDHYSEDDYIRDYGEFIKYLEFNH; via the coding sequence ATGCTAGACCCGATAATTGTAAAAAATTCTGAGTATATTTTTTTGAAGACTCAACAAGGAGGGAAAAAAGGCGCCTTAACAGTTCTCGAAGGGGAGAAAGACGTCCCTTTTTCGATCAAACGAGTATATTATATAACTAAAATCGAAGCCTTGACTCAGGTAAGAGGACTGCACGCACATAAAAAATTAGACCAAGTAATATTTTGTATGAATGGAAGTTTTCTACTGCACCTCGATGATGGAATACGGAAGCAAGATATTTTAATGAACTCTGAAGCTGTAGGGGTAAGGCTAGGTCCGGAATTATGGCATTCGATGAAAGATTTTTCTCCAGATTGCATTATCATGGTAGTAGCATCGGATCATTATTCCGAAGACGATTATATTCGAGATTACGGGGAATTTATTAAGTATTTGGAATTTAACCATTGA
- a CDS encoding glycosyltransferase, with product MKNEFAPIALFAYRRLAHTKRTIEALLENAESKYSEIFLFCDGPKNKEVEDSVLEVRNYLSIVSGFKSVKLIFRERNLGLAKSILTGVTEVLAQYDSVIVLEDDIVTHPQFLTYMNYYLKLYENDDRISCISGYSYPIADLPEFFFLKGADCWGWASWSRVWSRLNSNGSELLHQIEGKNLENDFDFYDSFPYTQMLRDQIQGKNDSWAIRWYADCFLKNLLCLYPGRSLVQNIGLDLTGTHSGLNMDLSPEVSKSRFLFTPNLKVEESIVAKKKFARYFKPRKFPFFRLIRRIILKLR from the coding sequence TTGAAAAACGAGTTTGCACCCATTGCCTTATTTGCCTATCGTCGGTTGGCTCACACCAAGCGGACAATTGAGGCGTTACTTGAAAACGCGGAATCGAAGTATTCTGAAATCTTTCTATTTTGCGACGGCCCTAAGAATAAAGAGGTAGAAGATAGCGTTCTGGAGGTGAGAAATTACCTAAGCATAGTCTCCGGATTTAAGTCCGTAAAATTGATTTTTAGGGAGCGCAATCTTGGGTTAGCAAAGTCAATTTTAACGGGAGTTACGGAAGTATTAGCTCAATACGATTCTGTAATCGTCTTAGAAGACGATATTGTTACACACCCTCAGTTTTTAACCTACATGAATTATTATCTGAAATTGTATGAAAACGATGACAGAATTTCCTGCATTAGTGGTTATAGTTATCCGATCGCCGACCTTCCCGAATTTTTTTTTCTAAAGGGAGCCGATTGCTGGGGATGGGCAAGTTGGAGTAGGGTTTGGTCTAGATTAAATTCGAACGGTTCTGAACTTTTGCATCAAATCGAGGGGAAAAATCTGGAAAACGATTTTGATTTCTACGACTCTTTTCCTTATACTCAAATGTTAAGAGACCAAATACAAGGAAAAAACGATTCTTGGGCAATTCGCTGGTATGCGGATTGTTTTCTTAAAAATTTACTTTGTCTCTATCCGGGAAGATCTTTAGTACAAAATATCGGTCTAGATCTTACGGGTACTCATTCTGGTTTGAATATGGATCTTTCTCCCGAAGTTTCAAAAAGTCGTTTTCTTTTTACGCCAAATTTAAAAGTGGAAGAGTCGATTGTTGCCAAAAAAAAATTCGCACGTTATTTCAAACCGCGTAAATTCCCTTTTTTCCGTTTAATCCGAAGAATAATTTTGAAATTGCGATAG
- a CDS encoding methyltransferase, TIGR04325 family has protein sequence MRDLRHFIGRVLRKLSLYFLESPKEHLWFNGNFTSWSEASKECDTYASPNILEAVKNSLLKVKSGEAVYERDSVLFDKIEYSLPALIGLLYATASEKGRLNVLDFGGSLGSSYFQNRGFLSCIKDLKWSIVEQKHFVEEGLRNFKDGILNFYYSIEECMEEVRPNVLLLSSVLPYLPDPYATLHKLLSHDFKYVIVDRTPFLLNGKPDRILIETVPPEIYEAEYPIWFFNRERFLEYMNFAYELKGEFFALDPMTLKGEDTAYKAFIFTRK, from the coding sequence ATGCGTGATTTACGGCATTTTATCGGAAGAGTATTGCGCAAACTTTCTCTCTATTTTTTAGAGAGTCCAAAGGAACATCTTTGGTTTAACGGGAATTTTACTTCGTGGAGTGAAGCTAGTAAAGAATGCGATACTTATGCTTCCCCAAATATTTTAGAGGCTGTAAAAAATTCGTTATTGAAGGTCAAATCCGGCGAGGCTGTGTACGAAAGAGATTCAGTCTTATTCGATAAAATCGAATATTCGCTTCCCGCTTTGATAGGGCTTCTCTATGCTACCGCCTCTGAGAAAGGCCGGTTAAATGTACTGGATTTTGGCGGTTCTTTAGGCAGTAGCTATTTTCAGAATCGAGGTTTTTTGAGTTGTATCAAAGATTTAAAATGGTCCATCGTGGAACAAAAGCATTTCGTGGAGGAAGGTCTACGCAATTTTAAGGACGGAATTTTAAATTTCTATTATTCTATAGAGGAATGTATGGAAGAAGTTCGTCCGAACGTTTTACTTCTTTCCAGTGTATTACCCTACCTTCCCGATCCGTACGCGACGCTCCATAAACTATTGTCGCATGATTTTAAATACGTGATAGTAGATCGAACTCCATTTCTTTTAAACGGAAAGCCAGATCGTATTTTAATTGAAACCGTGCCTCCGGAGATATATGAAGCTGAATATCCGATATGGTTTTTCAACCGTGAGCGCTTTTTGGAATATATGAATTTCGCGTATGAGCTGAAAGGGGAGTTTTTTGCATTGGACCCGATGACATTGAAGGGGGAAGACACTGCATATAAGGCTTTTATATTCACTCGAAAATGA